TCTAATGGTCCGTCCGTTCTGGGAGAACCAACAGAAATACGATTGCGGCAGACGTGATATGCAAGGCAACCCATCCGAACCGAGCCTAGAGCCCGGAAAGTGGCTGGACTTCAAACCAAATATCTTTTCCTTGACGGAGATGTTCATGTTTGCCGCTCGACTCGTGGAAGAGTACGAGTCAGGTGAGGAAGTTACGATATCACTTGAGGCCACATCTCTTGACGGTAGGAAACTGGTCACAACGGACTTCAACATCAATCTGCGTGACCCCGAAGAATGCCGAGCGCAGGTGTTCGAGTATCGAAAGACATTTACTGTTGAGGAGATGCGTACCGAATGGGAAACTAAATGCGCCCAAGCAATGAAGCGATTCATCGACCTGTTTCCCGGACTAGGAGTCGAGATAAAGACGATGCACTCTTGGATTGAGAAGTTCAAAAGCAGGAACTTTTAGACGAAATGAGAATCCTTTTCCTCCATGGCTGGACCAGTGTGGTCGGCGGACGCAAGCCAACGTTCTTGACGGAGAACGGCCACGAATTGATCAATCCGGCTTTGCCCGATGAGGACTTCGAGGAATCCGTGCGTATTGCCGAAGCGGAGCACACTGAGCAACAACCGGATGTGATCGTTGGAAGTTCTCGTGGCGGCGCTGTAGCCGTCAACATGAAGAGTCGTGATACGCCGTTAGTTTTGCTTTGTCCCGCATGGAAAAAATGGGGCACGGCCACGATCGTCAAGCCGAACACGATCATCCTGCACTCACGCCAAGATGACGTGATCCCATTCACTGACTCCGATGAACTGATAGCCAACAGCGGCCTACCACCTGAGTCGCTCGTTGAGGTTGGCGACGATCACCGGCTGGCCGATGAAGAGTCGCTGGAAGCCATGTTGGATGCGTGCTTCAACGTCTGTCTCCCCGAATGGAGCGAGGAGCAAAAGGAATTGCTCGAGCAGGATTGGGACGCCCTGTGCTACTCAGCGGCGATGCGCTGGATTACAGCCACAAAAGACTCGGGTTGGCAGGTCGTTCACGGGACGGTCTTCAGTGGCGAGCTTGAAAAACGAATCGAACACGCTTGGTGTGAGCTTGGAGACATCATTGTTGATCTGGCAATGCACCCTCAAGCCCGAGTCATCGACCGATATTCGTACTACCGCACGATCCAGCCGGAAGTCAGCAAGATGTATTCGGCTGACAACGCTTTGATGTTGTCACTCAGAAACGGACATCAAGGCCCATGGGATGAGTCTGAACAGCTTCCGCCAGACGAAGACAGCATCCTCGACCATCCTGCGATAAGCGGTAAGTATCTTTTTCCGCAGGATCGTTTCGTTGACGATCCATTCCTTGTCGATGTGCAAGGTGCTGAGTTGGCGTGCTTTCGGAAGATCGTCGATCCTGACGGTTTCACGATGATCCACTTCCACGGCAATGGTGAGGCGGTTGCCGATTACCTTCCATATCTGGCGGACTGGTTTGCTGAGATGGGTCTGAACTCTCTGTTCATCGAGTATCGGCAGTACGGTGGCTCCTCTGGCGAAGCTCGGTTAGTTGCCATGCTCGGCGACG
This DNA window, taken from Fuerstiella marisgermanici, encodes the following:
- a CDS encoding alpha/beta hydrolase, which encodes MRILFLHGWTSVVGGRKPTFLTENGHELINPALPDEDFEESVRIAEAEHTEQQPDVIVGSSRGGAVAVNMKSRDTPLVLLCPAWKKWGTATIVKPNTIILHSRQDDVIPFTDSDELIANSGLPPESLVEVGDDHRLADEESLEAMLDACFNVCLPEWSEEQKELLEQDWDALCYSAAMRWITATKDSGWQVVHGTVFSGELEKRIEHAWCELGDIIVDLAMHPQARVIDRYSYYRTIQPEVSKMYSADNALMLSLRNGHQGPWDESEQLPPDEDSILDHPAISGKYLFPQDRFVDDPFLVDVQGAELACFRKIVDPDGFTMIHFHGNGEAVADYLPYLADWFAEMGLNSLFIEYRQYGGSSGEARLVAMLGDGEAAMKAAGIVPEKVIVFGRSIGSLYAIELADRQPTIAGLIIESGIANPSERFLTYADLESAGLKEADVLTEVELYFSHQMKLLEYENPLLILHTEEDGLIDISHAERNYEWSGSSQKQLVRFPNGNHNTIFRANLTEYMNAVADFMRSVQS